A single region of the Phaenicophaeus curvirostris isolate KB17595 chromosome 4, BPBGC_Pcur_1.0, whole genome shotgun sequence genome encodes:
- the SCRG1 gene encoding scrapie-responsive protein 1 isoform X2, whose amino-acid sequence MIRKGRKHTRTFSPGLVAINTFTYTTKRTQPAQSNFVKYPAAGSFAKMKIVSALLLLSTLLGTPAVPSQRPSCYKRVLNDHNCHNIPEGTENLRQIDDGLQDHFWEGKGCKVICYCNLNELLCCPKDVFFGPKISFVIPCKNQ is encoded by the exons ATGatcaggaagggaaggaaacaCACCCGGACATTTTCCCCTGGTTTGGTAGCAATCAATACATTCACTTACACCACCAAGAGAACACAGCCAGCTCAAAGCAATTTTGTCAAG TACCCTGCTGCAGGAAGCTTCGCAAAAATGAAGATAGTCTCGGCGCTGCTTCTGCTGAGCACCCTCCTGGGCACCCCTGCAGTGCCCTCCCAGCGCCCTTCTTGTTACAAGAGGGTCCTCAATGACCACAACTGTCACAACATCCCTGAAGGCACAGAGAACCTTCGACAAATTGATGATGGTCTGCAAGATCACttttgggaagggaagggctgCAAGGTGATCTGTTACTGCAACTTGAATGAATTGCTCTGCTGCCCAAA GGATGTTTTCTTCGGACCAAAGATATCTTTTGTGATCCCCTGTAAAAATCAGTAA
- the SCRG1 gene encoding scrapie-responsive protein 1 isoform X1, with protein sequence MKIVSALLLLSTLLGTPAVPSQRPSCYKRVLNDHNCHNIPEGTENLRQIDDGLQDHFWEGKGCKVICYCNLNELLCCPKDVFFGPKISFVIPCKNQ encoded by the exons ATGAAGATAGTCTCGGCGCTGCTTCTGCTGAGCACCCTCCTGGGCACCCCTGCAGTGCCCTCCCAGCGCCCTTCTTGTTACAAGAGGGTCCTCAATGACCACAACTGTCACAACATCCCTGAAGGCACAGAGAACCTTCGACAAATTGATGATGGTCTGCAAGATCACttttgggaagggaagggctgCAAGGTGATCTGTTACTGCAACTTGAATGAATTGCTCTGCTGCCCAAA GGATGTTTTCTTCGGACCAAAGATATCTTTTGTGATCCCCTGTAAAAATCAGTAA
- the SAP30 gene encoding histone deacetylase complex subunit SAP30, translated as MNGFAPEEAPQRGADPGAGLGCAAEGPAGPGGAGGPGAGQLCCLREEGERCGRAAGNASFSKRIQKSISQKKVKIELDKSARHLYICDFHKNLIQSVRNRRKRKGSDDDGDSPVQDIDTPEVDLYQLQVNTLRRYKRHFKLQTRPGLNKAQLVEIIGCHFRTIPVNEKDTLTYFIYSVKNDKNKADLKMDSGVH; from the exons ATGAACGGCTTCGCCCCCGAGGAGGCGCCGCAGCGCGGGGCGGACCCCGGCGCGGGGCTGGGCTGCGCGGCGGAGgggccggcggggccggggggcgcgggggggccCGGGGCCGGGCAGCTGTGCTGCCTGCGCGAGGAGGGCGAGCGCTGCGGCCGCGCCGCCGGCAACGCCAGCTTCAGCAAGCGCATCCAGAAGAGCATCTCGCAGAAGAAGGTGAAGATCGAGCTGGACAAGAGC GCAAGACATCTGTATATATGTGACTTCCACAAAAACCTAATTCAGAGCGTGAGAAatagaaggaagaggaaaggcagCGATGATGATGGTGATTCACCTGTACAAGACATCGACACTCCAGAG GTTGATTTATATCAGTTACAAGTGAACACACTTCGAAGGTACAAAAGACACTTCAAACTACAGACCAGACCGGGACTTAACAAAGCACAGCTTGTTGAA ATAATTGGCTGCCATTTTAGGACAATTCCAGTGAATGAAAAGGACACCTTAACATATTTCATCTACTCGGTGAAGAATGACAAGAACAAAGCAGATCTAAAGATGGATAGTGGGGTTCACTAG